The window CCGGAAGAGGCTCCGCAGGCGCTTCAGGTTGCGGTCGGCCTGGCCCAGAAAGGCCAGGGCCTCCTCGCTCCCCAGGGGGATCACAACCCTTTGGGCTTCTTCAGGATTTCGTGCCATATCATTCCCTGGACCACGTCCTTGGCGCGGGTGCCAAGCCGCCTTCCCTTGGGCCGCTTGGGCGCCTCCCCGGAAGACACCACCGGCTCCGCCTCCTGGAGGCCCGCCTCCCGGGGCCGGGGGGGCGGGACCTGGAGCGCCTCCAGGGAAGGCTCAGACGGCCGCGGAGGGGGCGGAGGGGGCGGGGGCGCCTCGAGCTCCCCCTCCACGGGAAAGGGGAGGTCGGGCGGGGGGTTCCGGCGGAAAAGCCCCTGGAGGGCCGGGAGGACGATGAAGAAGAGGACGAAGAGGAGGCCCAAAAGGTCGTCTAAGCTCATTCCTCACCCTCGGGCTTCGCCGCGCGGCTGATGGACTCCCGCATGTCGGTGTCGGCCTCGATGTTCTTCAGGCGGTAGTAGTCCATCACCCCAAGGTGGCCTTTCCTCAACGCCTCCGCCAGGGCCAAGGGCACCTGGGCCTGGGCCTCCACCAGCTTGGCCCGCATGGCCTCCACCAGGGCGCGGTTCTCCTGCTCGGCGGCCACGGCCATGGCCCTCCGCTCCTCGGCCTTGGCCTGGGCGATCTTCTTGTCGGCCTCCGCCTGGTCAATCTGGAGCTGGGCGCCGATGTTCTTGCCCACGTCCACGTCGGCGATGTCCACGGAGAGGATCTCAAAGGCGGTGCCCGCGTCCAGCCCCTTCTCCAGCACGGTCTTGGAGATGCGGTCGGGGTTCTCCAGGACCTCCTTGTGGGAGTTGGCGCTGCCGATGGTGGTGACGATGCCTTCCCCCACCCGGGCGATGATCGTCTCCTCCCCCGCCCCGCCCACCAGGCGGTCAATGTTGGCCCGCACCGTGACCCGGGCGGTGGCGAGAAGCTGGATCCCGTCCTTGGCCACGGCGGCCACCATGGGGGTCTGGATGACCTTGGGGTTCACGCTGACCCGCACCGCCTCCAGGACGTCCCGGCCCGCGAGGTCTATGGCCGCCGCCCGGTCAAAGGTGAGCTTGATCCCCGCCTTGTCGGCGGCGATGAGGGCGTCCACCACCCGGTCCACGTTCCCCCCGGCCAGGTAGTGGGCCTCGAGGCGGTCCAGCCTCACGTCCAGCCCCGCCTTGGTGGCCTTGATGAGGGGGTAGATGATCTTGGCCGGGGGGACGCGCCTTAAGCGCATGGCCACCAGGGTGAGGAGGGGGACCCTGACCCCCGCCGCCCAGGCCGAGATCCAAAGCCCCACCGGGATGAAGCTGAAGAAGAGGAAGACGAAAAGCAGGACGACCGCCGCCAGGAAAACGATGCCCAGTCCTTCCATAGCTACTCCTCCAACGGTTCCACCACGACCGTTATGCCCCGGACCTCCACCACGCGCACCGGGGTCCCCTTGGGGATGAACCCCCGGTTCGCCACCACGTCCACCCGCTTGGCCCCGAAGCGGGCCACGCCCCCGGGCCTCAGGTCCGTGAGGGCGGTCCCCACCGCCCCCACCTCCACCGCCTCCTCGGTGGCGTGCCCCTGGATGGCGCTTTCCAGGACCAAGGCCTGGGCGGGCCTCGTCCGCGGGAGGTAGCGGAAGACCAGCACCAGGCCGAGCCCCAAGGCGATCACGGCCACGGAGAGGACGAGGAGGGCGTTCTCCCCGAAGGTGAAGTAGACGGAGGCCAGGATGCTCCCCACCCCCAAGACCCCGGCGATGCCGAAGCCCGGGAAGAGGAAGGCCTCCGCGAGGAGGAGGGCGACCCCGAGGAGGAAGAGGAGGAGCTCAAAGGCCCCGGAAAGCCCCGCAAGCCACCCCCCGGCGAAGTAGAGGGCGAGGAAGGCAAGCCCCAGGGCCCCCGCCACCCCAAACCCCGGGGTGAAGAGCTCCACCAAAAGGAGGAGGAGCCCCAAGGCGAGGAGGAGGCCCGCCACGGTGGAGCTCGTGAGAAAGCGGGCCACCTGGACGCGGGGGCCCGGGGCGAGCCGCTCCACCTCGGGGCTGAAGCCCGCGGCCTGAAGGGCCTCGTAGAGGCTCGCCGCCTTGAGGTCGGCCACCTTGAGCTCCACCGCCTTGTCGGCGGAGAGGGTCAGGGGCTCCCCCTTGGCGGAAAGCCCGGGGACCTCGAGGTTCGGGTCCACCATGGCCTCGGCGAGCTCCACGGGCCTTCCCCTTGCCTCGGCCACGGCCCGGAACTTCCCCTTGAGGGCGGAGATCACCTTTTGGTCCGCGGCCTGGGGCTCCTGGAGGGGCAGGGCCACCACGGGGAGGGCGGCCCCGATTTCCGAGCCCGGGAGCATGACGATCTGGCGGCAAGAGAGGGCGATGAGGGCCCCGGCGGAGAAGGCGTTCTGGACGATGGCCAGGGTGGGGAGGGGGGTCTGGAGGATGCGGTCGGAGATGCGGATGGCGGCGTCCACCCGCCCCCCCGGGGTATCTATGAGGAAGGCCACGCCGCTCGCCCCCTCCCTTTCGGCCCGGGCGAGGGCCTGCTCCACGAAGACCGCCAAGGCGGGGTCAATCTCCCCTTCTATGGGCACGAGGTAGGTCTTCCCCAGGGCGATGGGGAGGAGGAGGATCAAAGCCCAAAGCCTTTTCACCGCCCTTATTCTATAGGCCCGCAGGGAAAAAG of the Thermus thermophilus HB8 genome contains:
- the floA gene encoding flotillin-like protein FloA (flotillin-like protein involved in membrane lipid rafts), producing the protein MEGLGIVFLAAVVLLFVFLFFSFIPVGLWISAWAAGVRVPLLTLVAMRLRRVPPAKIIYPLIKATKAGLDVRLDRLEAHYLAGGNVDRVVDALIAADKAGIKLTFDRAAAIDLAGRDVLEAVRVSVNPKVIQTPMVAAVAKDGIQLLATARVTVRANIDRLVGGAGEETIIARVGEGIVTTIGSANSHKEVLENPDRISKTVLEKGLDAGTAFEILSVDIADVDVGKNIGAQLQIDQAEADKKIAQAKAEERRAMAVAAEQENRALVEAMRAKLVEAQAQVPLALAEALRKGHLGVMDYYRLKNIEADTDMRESISRAAKPEGEE
- a CDS encoding NfeD family protein, producing the protein MKRLWALILLLPIALGKTYLVPIEGEIDPALAVFVEQALARAEREGASGVAFLIDTPGGRVDAAIRISDRILQTPLPTLAIVQNAFSAGALIALSCRQIVMLPGSEIGAALPVVALPLQEPQAADQKVISALKGKFRAVAEARGRPVELAEAMVDPNLEVPGLSAKGEPLTLSADKAVELKVADLKAASLYEALQAAGFSPEVERLAPGPRVQVARFLTSSTVAGLLLALGLLLLLVELFTPGFGVAGALGLAFLALYFAGGWLAGLSGAFELLLFLLGVALLLAEAFLFPGFGIAGVLGVGSILASVYFTFGENALLVLSVAVIALGLGLVLVFRYLPRTRPAQALVLESAIQGHATEEAVEVGAVGTALTDLRPGGVARFGAKRVDVVANRGFIPKGTPVRVVEVRGITVVVEPLEE